The Pogona vitticeps strain Pit_001003342236 chromosome 3, PviZW2.1, whole genome shotgun sequence genome includes a window with the following:
- the CMTR2 gene encoding cap-specific mRNA (nucleoside-2'-O-)-methyltransferase 2 has translation MPRGCLSLTMNSQKKAVHVEPSANFHQFSPDILAETEKLFQKQFLYTKPPNNEWQLPDSSQVFICDHKEFGSLVALKNSLNEVKNKLSDKRLDEWHQHTSFTNKAGKIIAYLKKSVNAELCTQAWCKFHEILCRFPLLPCEALQNGELNSVHLCEAPGAFIASLNHYLKSHHVPCDWNWVANTLNPYHEANDTFMMIMDDRLIANTLPWWYFGPDDTGDVMTLKYLRGLQRFISNMATVHLVTSDGSFDCQGNPGEQEALVSSLHYCETVTALMTLSPGGSFVLKMFTLFEHSSVNLLFLLNCSFEEVHVFKPATSKAGNSEVYVVCLHYLGKEAIHPLLSKMMQNFGNAMVERALFPQHLIPESFLKVHEQCCSFFHRHQTETILENLRLFESLSEGERAKLDGLRDCSVEFFLHRYQMKPIVRNNWLVKRSRVGYSMNSKWCGLRNKYFCTYNERKLLESLSWEDKLAKGCLNVWAEQHTLGNVGKGCVLEGVSYNPDCHLWYILEGQRLPRVTCSPFCEGDALKSLNEALEKSFVGLAGASAFMRLADQECPSCSVLTESLIWSELVDLMEHPEDVSNKDRPNQPKCFVVGFPSFCDAESQTGLEVKLLEGAPLSAFSCSLLHDGEPKYQQQVLELLLQVIPQLQEGDALVLPVLSCFTRFMAGIVFILHSCFQQVSFACPTSSRPLGNSAVLLCVGYQGLPDPVVQYLQKLNERMRTLLDSGSPQQVLQFVPMENLLTGMLLEFLWDLNAAIAKRQLHLIIQIEQQQMV, from the exons ATGCCAAG GGGCTGCCTCTCTCTGACGATGAACAGCCAAAAGAAGGCAGTGCATGTTGAACCGAGTGCAAACTTTCACCAGTTTAGCCCCGACATCCTTGCCGAGACCGAGAAGCTGTTTCAGAAGCAATTTTTGTACACCAAACCTCCCAACAACGAATGGCAGTTACCGGATTCCAGCCAGGTTTTTATTTGTGATCACAAGGAGTTCGGTTCCCTTGTTGCCCTGAAAAATTCCCTGAATGAAGTCAAGAACAAGCTGAGCGATAAGAGATTGGACGAGTGGCATCAACACACGTCTTTCACCAACAAAGCGGGGAAAATAATTGCTTATCTGAAGAAGTCTGTGAATGCTGAGTTGTGTACCCAGGCGTGGTGCAAATTCCACGAAATCTTGTGCCGTTTTCCTCTGCTCCCGTGCGAGGCCCTCCAAAATGGAGAGCTCAACTCCGTACATCTTTGTGAAGCTCCCGGTGCTTTTATAGCCAGCCTAAACCATTACTTGAAGTCCCACCATGTCCCTTGCGATTGGAATTGGGTAGCCAATACCTTAAACCCGTACCATGAAGCCAATGACACCTTTATGATGATTATGGATGACCGACTTATTGCAAACACTTTGCCCTGGTGGTATTTTGGCCCTGATGATACAGGGGATGTCATGACCCTGAAGTACCTCAGAGGATTGCAACGTTTCATAAGCAACATGGCCACGGTTCACCTGGTCACCTCTGATGGGAGCTTTGATTGCCAAGGAAATCCAGGGGAACAAGAGGCGCTCGTTTCCTCCTTGCATTATTGTGAAACGGTCACGGCCTTAATGACCCTCAGCCCTGGGGGATCGTTTGTTCTGAAGATGTTCACTTTATTTGAGCATTCTTCTGTGAACTTGCTGTTTCTGCTGAACTGTTCGTTTGAGGAGGTGCATGTTTTTAAACCAGCCACAAGCAAAGCTGGAAATTCCGAGGTTTATGTGGTTTGCCTTCACTATTTGGGCAAAGAAGCCATCCATCCGCTTTTATCCAAGATGATGCAGAACTTTGGGAACGCGATGGTAGAGAGAGCCCTTTTCCCTCAGCATTTAATTCCAGAATCATTCCTTAAAGTCCATGAACAATGCTGCTCGTTCTTTCACAGGCACCAGACCGAGACGATTTTGGAGAACCTCAGACTTTTTGAAAGCCTGAGTGAGGGGGAGCGTGCAAAGCTAGATGGTTTACGGGATTGTTCTGTAGAGTTCTTTTTGCACAGATACCAGATGAAGCCCATTGTCAGAAACAATTGGTTGGTGAAGAGGTCCCGGGTGGGCTACAGCATGAACTCCAAATGGTGTGGGCTGAGGAACAAATATTTTTGCACCTACAATGAAAGGAAATTGCTGGAATCGCTGTCATGGGAAGATAAGTTGGCAAAGGGCTGCCTTAACGTGTGGGCTGAACAACACACTCTTGGTAACGTGGGGAAAGGCTGTGTTTTAGAAGGGGTGTCTTATAACCCAGACTGTCACCTGTGGTATATCTTGGAGGGGCAGAGGTTGCCCAGAGTGACATGTTCTCCCTTCTGTGAGGGAGACGCCTTAAAGAGCCTCAATGAGGCCCTTGAGAAATCTTTCGTAGGCCTGGCAGGGGCCAGTGCCTTCATGAGACTCGCGGACCAGGAATGTCCCTCTTGCTCAGTTCTGACAGAATCACTTATATGGTCTGAACTGGTGGACCTTATGGAGCATCCTGAAGACGTTTCAAATAAAGACAGGCCTAACCAACCCAAATGTTTTGTTGTTGGCTTTCCATCTTTTTGTGATGCCGAAAGCCAAACCGGCTTGGAAGTGAAACTCCTTGAAGGAGCACCTCTCTCGGCTTTCAGCTGTTCTCTCCTTCATGACGGAGAACCCAAATATCAACAGCAGGTTCTGGAGCTCCTCCTGCAGGTGATccctcagcttcaggaaggaGACGCTTTGGTTCTGCCCGTTCTTTCCTGTTTTACACGCTTCATGGCTGGCATCGTCTTCATACTGCACAGCTGCTTCCAGCAGGTCTCGTTTGCTTGTCCCACATCTTCTCGGCCTTTAGGGAACAGCGCCGTATTGCTGTGTGTTGGCTATCAAGGTCTTCCAGACCCGGTTGTCCAGTACCTGCAGAAGCTGAATGAGCGCATGAGGACTCTGCTTGATTCGGGCTCCCCACAGCAGGTCCTGCAGTTTGTGCCTATGGAAAATCTTCTGACGGGGATGCTCCTAGAATTTCTGTGGGACTTAAATGCGGCCATTGCAAAGCGACAATTGCATTTGATTATTCAAATTGAGCAGCAGCAGATGGTGTGA